The nucleotide window TCCAAGCTAGAAGCGTTAGGAAAAATAATCAGAAAGTGATATTTGTCATTTACAGCCCCAAAAACCAACATTATCTTTGCCCGAAAAATACCGAAATTTAGGTTGGTAGATTTCGCTTTTGGCTCAACTAATAAGTGTGGGCGATAATCCAATAGTGCAAATTTATTTACCAAGAATAATTTTAAATCAAATGCAAGAAACATTACACAACACCCAAGGACGAACAATCGCTTACATAGATTATAGTGATGACAACACAATTTATTTGTGGAATGGAACTCCAACTGGATATTTAGATTCAGATAATAGAATTTATGGATTCAACGGAAAACATTTAGGATGGTATGAGGATGGAATATTATGGGACTTAAATGGTAACCGAACGGGATTTAACAAACAATCACTTCCTGTTTTTGCAAAATTTGGACCTTTTAAAAGTTTTAAGCAATTCAAACCCTTTAAAAGTTTTAAAGAATTCGCAAAGTACAAACCTTTAAAAA belongs to Flavobacterium aquiphilum and includes:
- a CDS encoding 4-fold beta flower protein → MQETLHNTQGRTIAYIDYSDDNTIYLWNGTPTGYLDSDNRIYGFNGKHLGWYEDGILWDLNGNRTGFNKQSLPVFAKFGPFKSFKQFKPFKSFKEFAKYKPLKSNACSDSDLSNYLMLGIN